The Teredinibacter sp. KSP-S5-2 genomic interval AGCTGCGACCCATCAAAACCTGGAAAAACTGGTAGCCGAAGGGCGTTTTCGCGAAGACTTATTTCACCGACTCAATGTTATTCGCATTCATATTCCCTCGCTGAGCGAAAGACGCGAAGACATTCCACAACTAGCAAAACATTTTTTACGTAAGGCCGCCGCAGAGCTGGCGGTTGAACACAAAGTTCTTGCAGAAGAAACCATCTCCTATATTCGTCAATTACCCTGGCCGGGCAATGTAAGACAGCTCGAAAACGCCTGCCGCTGGCTCACAGTTATGGCCTCCGGCAGGGAAGTAAAAATTTCTGATTTACCACCGGAACTGATTCAAAACGAAAAAGCCGATATCAACACCAGTGCGGAGTGGTTTAAGGCTTTGGAAATATGGGCCAAACAGGAACTGGAAAACGGCCAGACAGACATACTAAAACAAGCTTCACCACGATTTGAAAAAACGCTCATCGAAGTTGCTTTACGGCACACACGCGGCAGAAAACGTGACGCAGCAGAACTGCTGGGCTGGGGAAGAAATACACTCACCAGAAAATTGAAAGAACTGAAAATTACGGCATAACCAGTCTATAAAAGCTGATCACTGACAAACGAGCACCTTTCGGTGCTCATCCAGCTATAGGCGACAATTACCAGCAGTAACGTCTCGCAACAGAGTTGCGGATCTCGTGACCGTTATAGCGCTCAATCCAATAGCAATCTCCCCAACGATCCTGATAGTAGTAACCACGTTTTACAGGTCTTCGGCGCTTATGGTCACAATATTGGTTGTGGCTGTGTCCCCAGTGACTGGAAACGGTGGCACCAATAAGGATATCCCTCGCCAAATCATGGCCATCATAATGATGATGACCATGGCGACGACTTTCTCGCCGATGCTCCGTTCGGTGTTCTCGACGTGTTTCCTGACGGCGATGCGAACGATGCTCCGAGTCCCTGCGTCGCTCAACCCGTCTGTCACCTCGATGCTCACTTCGACTGCCATCAAATCCTCGAATATCTGGTCGAGTTTTTTCCGAAGCTTCAGCACTTCCCCACACCATCAACACTGAAGTGAGCGCAACTGAAGCGATCAGTAAACGGTTTCTTTTGAGTCTCATGGTTCCAACCTCCCGGCGTTTCACTTTTAGAGGTAGATTAAATGACCGAGACTGAATCTATGCTGAACCAGAATGAACCGTGGAGGGAAACAGAACGTGAAATGAAAGACCACCTGGCGTATTGGATTCGACCTTCAGCTGTCCACCATGCTTTTGGATAAGGTTATTCGCGATAGCCAGGCCTAACGCTGCAACAGGCCGTTCCGGGTCACCTTCTGCAATCCTGCGACTGTCAACGGAAAGCATCCCCCGCACGGTTTCAACCTGCATCACATCATGATCATTGCCAATCTCCAACTCTGCCCAATGACCATCATCGATAACAGAAAGAGTAACAAACATCTTGCTACAATCCTTGTGAACACAATACGTGAGCAAATTTCGAAACGCCTGCAACACTCTACCCACATCACCAACAATAAAAAACGGCATATCACATTCAAGCTCGACATCCACACCGTCAGGCAACTCCGAAACACAAAACAACTCCACCGCTTCACGCACAACATCAGCAATATTTACTTGCTGTTTATGTAATTCGAAATCACTGGATTCCACATCAGCGAGCTCCAATAATTCGTTGACCAACAAATGAAGGGCTTTGCCATTGTTGAATATAACTTCAATTGCCGCCAGATCTTTCTCTGACAAACTATCAGACTTTCGCAGCAGTCTTTTTGAGAAGCCAATAATGCTATTCAAAGGCGTACGCAACTCATGACTCATATTCGCCAAGAACCGAGATTTCGCTAAATTCGACAGCACAGCTTTCGCTTCTGCAGTTTTCCGTTCTTTTATTTCTTCACTTATTGTTACCAACTGTTTTTCAATACGCCGATCATATCGAGCAAACTGCATTAAAAAACCAAGAATAAGGGTAGGTAATATCACCACTTGACCAATGACATGAAACTGCATTTGAGTGATGCGGGATGAAACTGGTGTTAAGTCTTTCCAGTGAACGCCATTGGCCTCCGCAATTACCAGTATCACTACCAATAGCACGGTCAACAAAGACCAGAACTTACACGCTCTAACGCCACCGACAAGCCCCGCCATCGGGGAAATAACTAGCAACCAGCCAGTGGAAACCTGATAAATACCGCCATTGGTTGTAATAGCTAATAAAACACTGGTCACAACAGAAAAAAGCAAAAAAAATGCAGCCCAATCTAACCAACGAAGATGAAGCATCAAAAATGTAGCAATCGCCGCCATTAGAGAAATACCTATCACTAATTGACGAATAAAAATCTGATCAACTATCGCCTTGGCAAAAAAAAGACACTGAATAAACATCACAACTAACAGGATAAAACGAATAATCCGCCTTCTGCGCGAAAACAGTTCAATCTCAAACCTCGCATCAATGGCGACCTCCGTTTTGTTTTCGCTATGCTTTAATGTATCAGACAAAAGTCTCTCACTTTAAATACTTGCTACTCTAGCTCCAGTATAGGTGGTGAGCCTTTATCTTGTAGGGATGCGAAATAAGAACAGATCGCCTCGCCAGCAGAGCTCAATAAACAAAAGAAATAGCCGTCTTTTCCAGCGCCAGTCAGGCGAAAAGCCTATTCACAAGCTATTATTGGTGATGCACAAAGGCTATTTAAATAACCAGGCAATAGAGAAAAACGAGATTTGGTTCCACTGATGCAGAAGCAAATCTACATTAACAATACTGAACATCTCAGAGACTTCATTCAACTCAATGAAGATTGGATAAAAAAGCATTATGCTCTAGAAGATGTCGACCGAAGGCTAGCGGCCAACCCGGCAAAAATTATAAACCGGGGGGGCTATGTTATTACTATGACGCTTAATAATACGGTCATCGGTTGCTGCGCACTCATCAAGCACAGCCACGGAATATTCGAAATCGCAAGAATGACAGTTGCAGAAGAACACCAAAGCCGTGGCTATGGGCAGGAGCTTCTTTCATACGCTCTCCATAAACTCAAGGAGCTTGGCGAGCATCGAACATTTCTCCTGACCAACATCGAACAAAAAACTGCAATAGCCCTATACAAAAAGAATGGTTTTAAAGTTATCAGTTATGAACAGCACCCCATATATGCCCGCTGCAATATGGTTATGGAACACTGGCTTTAGTAGTCATATTCATATGATATTCAAGAGATTTCCAGCTAGCGGCCTTTTGATTAAAGAAACCCGATTCGATATAAGCCTTGCGTATTTGCCCCTTCTCACGTAAAGCCTCAATCCCTTTTTCCAAAGCCTGATATACCATCTCACCATCCTTATGCGCTTTGCTGACTATCCAATGCCGACTTCCAGGAAACATCACTTTAATACCGGGAATGGGAATCAGCACACCACCATCCCAACTATGCTCGTAGTTTTCGTTGGACGAAAAAGCCGATAACACCACATCCGCCCTTTGCCTTTTTACCATTCGCAACATCGAAGTAAAGGCTTCAGCGTAATACACCTTGTCAAAACCAATTGCATGAATTACATCGACATCACTTTGCCAATTCGGGTTGGTGACGATGGAAAGCTTACGAATCTGCTCAATTGTCCGGGCCTTAAGTGCTTTTTTGTTATCAGGATGCGTGTAAAGGCCAACATAAAACTCTCCTGGCCGAACCAGAGGTTGGGTAACGTACAACTCATCTTCCCGGTCTTTTACATCCGACAGCCAAATACTCTCGCCCATCATGACGTAGCGCCCTTTGACCATGGAATCGATATACCGCTGATGCCCTGAATTGACATAGGGAACATAATCAATGGCGTTATCCAGCCCCCCAAAGTGCAAAGCCTGGACCACCAATGTCAGCTCAGCACTTTCCCGAAAAGCCCCCTGACCGCCAAAGTAGTTGATAGCAAGTGGATCTCGTCCAGCCCGAAATGTATTAAATAAGTTTATTACCCCACTGGGAGCCATCACCGTGAGAGGATGAGTATCTGGAGCCCCTCTGGAAAAAGCATGAAGTGCGTTTACAGAAACAACTTGATTAGAACCCGCAAAAGCCAGATTCACACTCAGTAAACCACCCAATAAGAGGGTGAATAGTCTAATAAGGACACGCTGGTACATTAAATCGCATCAGAATATGTAAAGTACAAGAGAACGAGGCTCGTCTAACACCTCCAACTAACAATTAGACAACTGACTGGAAGTATCATTACTTTGAAATTATAGTCTCCTTTCAACAAACTGCTTTTCGTGTCGCTCCAAACCATCAACAAACCAACGTAGAGCCTTCCCGGTATTCCCCTTTTTCCACGCTCCGTAAATAGGCGTGGGATCGAGATCAAGGTCAATATTAAGCGGCACAAGCAGCCCCTCCGCTAACTCTGCCGTTATACGGTGATGGGGTAAGAAACCCACTCCCAACCCATTAATCTGCGCATCGATTTTATGCTTGAGGGAAGGCACCGACAGCACACTCTCCCGAGCAAACACCCGCTTGCTGACCGGTGCATAACTGACGGAGGAATCGCGTACCACCACCGCCCGATAGGATTCAATATCCTCTTTTGTTAACAGACCTGTTTGCTTATGCAACTCAACCAAAGGATGATCAGGCGATACAACAAACACAAACTGAACCCGGTCAATCTCTTTCACACAGACATTTGAAGAAGCCGGTACCGGATCAGAGGCCCCCACCACCAAATCAGCCTGCCCCTCCAGTAAAAGCTCCCAGCTGCCACCCAACACGCCTTCCTGAATCTGAACCTCAACCTGCTGGCCAACTTCGTGATAAAACTCTCTAAGTAACGTATAGATGGGCTGTGGATCCAGTATGGTGTCCACTACGACAGTGAGTTGCGACTCCCATCCCTTCTCGACTTGTCGGGTCATCTCCGCCAAGCGCTGCGTCGCCTGAAGAATTTCACGCCCCTGCTCCAGTAAAACCATACCAGCCGGTGTTAACACCGAGCGACGCCCTTCTTTACGGAACAACACAACCCCCAATTGCTCCTCCAACTTACTCACGGTATAGGTCACAGACGAGGGCACCCGGTACAACGCACTCGCCGCCGCCGCAAAACTGCCCTTGCTGGCAATAGCATCAACCACCTCTAAAGCATCTATCGTAATCGGACTGGACACAGAGCACCTCGTCAACAACGTTCAATCATTCAAATTATTTGAATAAATCTATCAAATATCATTGATTTTTTCTCTCAATCTCTCGATTTAATATGCAAAAAACAAACAATATTTATGAACAAAGTTTAGAAAAAGGCTGAATAGTCAGGAGATAGAGAATCATGGGTTTATTAGTCAATGGCGAGTGGCAAGACAAATGGTACGACACCCAATCGACACAAGGAGAATTTGTCCGTCAAGATTCCCAGTTTCGTAATTGGATAGGCACCAGCGATTTTCCTGCGGAAAGTGGGCGCTACCACCTGTTCGTTTCCTACGCTTGCCCCTGGGCACACCGCACTCTTATTTTTCGCAAACTAAAGCAATTGGAAGAGCATATCAATGTCACGGTTGTCGCCCCACTGATGCTTGAACATGGATGGGAGTTGGCTGGCAACCAAGAAGAAAGCCCTCTACCAAATGCACAGTATCTGTATCAGATATACCAGGCAGCCCAAGCAGACTATAGCGGGCGAGTCACCGTTCCGGTGTTGTGGGATAAGCTCAACAGCACCATTGTCAGCAACGAATCAGCAGAGATCATTCGGATGTTTAACTCCGCCTTCAACACGCTTACCGGAAACACAGAGGATTATTACCCTGCTGACCTTCGCGAGGAAATCGACTGCATAAATGATCTGGTCTATCACACAGTGAACAATGGTGTGTATAAGTGCGGCTTTGCCACCACGCAGCAAGCCTACGAAAAAGCGTTTCGCACGCTGTTTAACACACTGGATAATTTGGACGCAAAGCTCGGTAAACAACGTTATTTGACAGGTAACAGACTGACGGAAGCCGACTGGCGATTATTTACCACATTAATTCGATTTGATGCGGTGTACCACGGTCACTTTAAAACCAACCTGCGCCAGATCGAAAATTACCCGAATCTGTCAAATTATCTGAGGGAGCTATACCAGATACCCGGTATCGCGGGCACGGTGGATATGCAGCAAATCAAAGCACACTATTACGGCAGCCACACAACCATCAACCCGACGCATATTATTCCAGCCGGGCCAGAACTTGATTTCAACCGACCCCACAACCGAGGGCAATTCTCATGAAACAGCGCAATCTACAAACCCTTTACCAGGCACACCCAACAAAAGATGGTGCGGGCGTTAAAATCTTGCGCACAGCAATACAAAGCAACCTACAAGCTTTCGACCCGTTTTTGTTGTTAGACGAAATCGTGTCCGATGATGCCGACGACTATATGGCCGGCTTCCCTGAGCACCCACACAGAGGCTTTGAGACTGTCA includes:
- a CDS encoding glutathione S-transferase family protein, which encodes MGLLVNGEWQDKWYDTQSTQGEFVRQDSQFRNWIGTSDFPAESGRYHLFVSYACPWAHRTLIFRKLKQLEEHINVTVVAPLMLEHGWELAGNQEESPLPNAQYLYQIYQAAQADYSGRVTVPVLWDKLNSTIVSNESAEIIRMFNSAFNTLTGNTEDYYPADLREEIDCINDLVYHTVNNGVYKCGFATTQQAYEKAFRTLFNTLDNLDAKLGKQRYLTGNRLTEADWRLFTTLIRFDAVYHGHFKTNLRQIENYPNLSNYLRELYQIPGIAGTVDMQQIKAHYYGSHTTINPTHIIPAGPELDFNRPHNRGQFS
- a CDS encoding LysR substrate-binding domain-containing protein produces the protein MSSPITIDALEVVDAIASKGSFAAAASALYRVPSSVTYTVSKLEEQLGVVLFRKEGRRSVLTPAGMVLLEQGREILQATQRLAEMTRQVEKGWESQLTVVVDTILDPQPIYTLLREFYHEVGQQVEVQIQEGVLGGSWELLLEGQADLVVGASDPVPASSNVCVKEIDRVQFVFVVSPDHPLVELHKQTGLLTKEDIESYRAVVVRDSSVSYAPVSKRVFARESVLSVPSLKHKIDAQINGLGVGFLPHHRITAELAEGLLVPLNIDLDLDPTPIYGAWKKGNTGKALRWFVDGLERHEKQFVERRL
- a CDS encoding HAMP domain-containing sensor histidine kinase, which encodes MSDTLKHSENKTEVAIDARFEIELFSRRRRIIRFILLVVMFIQCLFFAKAIVDQIFIRQLVIGISLMAAIATFLMLHLRWLDWAAFFLLFSVVTSVLLAITTNGGIYQVSTGWLLVISPMAGLVGGVRACKFWSLLTVLLVVILVIAEANGVHWKDLTPVSSRITQMQFHVIGQVVILPTLILGFLMQFARYDRRIEKQLVTISEEIKERKTAEAKAVLSNLAKSRFLANMSHELRTPLNSIIGFSKRLLRKSDSLSEKDLAAIEVIFNNGKALHLLVNELLELADVESSDFELHKQQVNIADVVREAVELFCVSELPDGVDVELECDMPFFIVGDVGRVLQAFRNLLTYCVHKDCSKMFVTLSVIDDGHWAELEIGNDHDVMQVETVRGMLSVDSRRIAEGDPERPVAALGLAIANNLIQKHGGQLKVESNTPGGLSFHVLFPSTVHSGSA
- a CDS encoding GNAT family N-acetyltransferase, encoding MQKQIYINNTEHLRDFIQLNEDWIKKHYALEDVDRRLAANPAKIINRGGYVITMTLNNTVIGCCALIKHSHGIFEIARMTVAEEHQSRGYGQELLSYALHKLKELGEHRTFLLTNIEQKTAIALYKKNGFKVISYEQHPIYARCNMVMEHWL